From the Lepisosteus oculatus isolate fLepOcu1 chromosome 1, fLepOcu1.hap2, whole genome shotgun sequence genome, one window contains:
- the LOC102685653 gene encoding bone morphogenetic protein 2-A has translation MMLKRKISFVHVVLCLLLAEQLQGLIEEEFSGHEDEDLSQAILEMLHINKLSVPQRTKPHPYMKLVYKFLDSKDASVFSSSEGTLVQSFRSIHDLKYRTPGWIWFNVSHLKPSMAIAELVLLRKTLHPQPLSVSIAVHSIFCNADHLTVSNPIEEKVLSLDEPPPSGFDVFNVSSALVHRVDDVVGFQFRYTDESGSLVLHEALTQSLYCLNSSSQNEPLLVVYQAQLGSAQGAPWVPDRLQRQRCNAARKRQLLQLLATQTYSPQHCRLHQRYIDFHSVSLDYWILQPPGFHATFCRGICHVPTSIQHAEENTKKRYKGNETASRPVCIPQKLSSLTVMYRNDRGDVIIKILKDMKAENCVCQTNTHY, from the exons ATGATGTTGAAAAGGAAAATTTCATTCGTACATGTTGTGCTGTGCCTTTTGTTGGCTGAGCAGCTTCAAGGGCTGATTGAAGAGGAATTCAGTGGACATGAAGATGAGGACTTAAGCCAAGCCATCctagagatgcttcatattaaCAAGCTCTCAGTACCACAAAGGACCAAGCCTCACCCTTACATGAAATTAGTCTACAAGTTTCTTGACTCAAAGGATGCTAGTGTCTTCTCCAGCTCTGAGGGGACTCTGGTGCAGAGCTTTAGAAGCATACATG atttaaaatataGAACTCCTGGCTGGATCTGGTTCAATGTATCCCACCTGAAACCCTCTATGGCCATAGCTGAACTAGTACTTCTTCGCAAAACACTCCATCCACAGCCCCTGAGTGTCAGCATTGCTGTGCACAGCATCTTCTGTAATGCAGACCACCTGACTGTCAGCAACCCCATAGAGGAAAAGGTGCTGTCCCTGGATGAGCCCCCTCCATCTGGGTTCGATGTTTTCAACGTCTCATCCGCGTTGGTCCACAGGGTGGATGACGTGGTGGGATTTCAGTTTCGTTACACAGATGAGAGCGGGAGTTTGGTCTTACATGAGGCCTTGACACAGAGCCTGTATTGCCTCAACTCCAGCTCACAAAATGAGCCTCTGCTCGTCGTCTACCAGGCGCAGCTGGGCAGCGCTCAAGGAGCTCCCTGGGTTCCTGACCGCTTGCAGAGACAGCGCTGCAACGCTGCCAGGAAACGACAGCTACTTCAGCTGCTGGCCACACAGACCTACTCTCCGCAGCACTGCAGACTTCACCAGCGCTACATTGACTTCCACTCTGTCAGTCTGGACTACTGGATATTACAACCTCCTGGGTTTCATGCAACCTTTTGCAG GGGTATCTGTCATGTTCCAACATCAATTCAACATGCTGAGGAAAACACAAAGAAGAGATATAAAGGAAATGAAACAGCTAGTAG gcCTGTCTGTATCCCACAAAAGTTATCATCACTGACTGTGATGTACAGAAATGACAGAGGTGACGTCATCATTAAGATCCTCAAGGATATGAAAGCCGAAAACTGTGTCTGCCAGACAAATACTCATTATTAA